The following coding sequences lie in one Flavobacteriales bacterium genomic window:
- the rplK gene encoding 50S ribosomal protein L11, which translates to MAKEISGLIKLQIKGGAANPSPPVGPALGSKGVNIMEFCKQFNGRTQDKAGKILPVAITVYADKSFDFVIKTPPAAIQLMEAAKIKKGSSEPNRQKVASVTWDQVKAIAEDKMSDLNCFKIDSAMRMVAGTARSMGITVKGTFPA; encoded by the coding sequence ATGGCTAAAGAAATAAGTGGATTAATTAAATTACAAATTAAAGGAGGAGCTGCCAATCCATCTCCACCAGTAGGACCTGCATTAGGTTCTAAAGGTGTGAACATTATGGAATTTTGCAAGCAATTTAATGGTAGAACACAAGATAAAGCAGGTAAAATTTTACCAGTTGCAATTACAGTGTATGCCGATAAATCATTTGATTTTGTAATCAAAACTCCTCCAGCTGCAATTCAACTAATGGAAGCTGCAAAAATCAAAAAAGGTTCATCAGAGCCTAATAGACAAAAAGTAGCATCTGTAACGTGGGATCAAGTTAAAGCAATTGCTGAAGACAAAATGTCGGATTTAAATTGTTTTAAAATTGATTCAGCTATGAGAATGGTAGCAGGAACAGCAAGAAGTATGGGAATTACCGTAAAAGGTACTTTTCCAGCTTAA
- the nusG gene encoding transcription termination/antitermination factor NusG gives MAENSKKWYVVRAISGKENKIKKYIEDEIVRNKLSDYVSQILIPTEKVYQIRNGKKINKERSFFPGYILIEADLIGEVPHVIRNVNGVIGFLGAEKKGDPLPLRLSEVNRILGKVDELAESTEEMTIPFVIGENVKVVDGPFNGFSGTIEKLNEEKRKLEVMVKIFGRKQPLELSFLQVEKES, from the coding sequence ATGGCAGAGAATAGCAAAAAGTGGTATGTAGTTAGAGCCATTAGTGGAAAGGAAAATAAAATAAAAAAATACATCGAAGATGAGATTGTAAGAAATAAATTATCTGATTATGTATCTCAAATTTTAATTCCTACAGAAAAAGTATACCAAATTAGAAATGGTAAAAAAATAAACAAAGAGAGAAGTTTTTTTCCTGGATATATTTTAATTGAAGCAGATTTAATTGGTGAAGTTCCTCACGTAATTAGAAATGTAAATGGAGTGATTGGATTTTTAGGTGCTGAAAAGAAAGGAGATCCACTTCCATTAAGACTATCTGAAGTAAACAGAATCTTAGGAAAAGTAGATGAATTAGCCGAAAGTACAGAAGAAATGACTATTCCTTTTGTTATTGGTGAAAATGTTAAAGTGGTTGATGGTCCATTTAATGGATTCTCAGGAACAATTGAAAAACTGAATGAAGAGAAACGTAAGTTAGAAGTAATGGTTAAGATCTTTGGTAGAAAACAACCATTAGAATTAAGTTTCTTACAAGTAGAGAAAGAAAGTTAA
- the secE gene encoding preprotein translocase subunit SecE: MAKIGTYIKESTDELLNKVSWPTWPELQSSAVIVLVASVIFALIIYLMDTSFSNLMKFIYGLF, translated from the coding sequence ATGGCAAAAATAGGAACATATATTAAGGAGTCAACTGACGAATTACTAAACAAAGTATCTTGGCCAACTTGGCCAGAGCTACAAAGTAGTGCTGTTATAGTATTAGTTGCTTCAGTAATTTTTGCATTAATTATCTATCTAATGGATACTTCTTTTAGTAATTTAATGAAATTCATTTACGGGTTATTTTAA
- the tuf gene encoding elongation factor Tu: MAKANYDRSKPHLNIGTIGHVDHGKTTLTAAITTVLAKAGFCELRDFASIDNAPEEKERGITINTSHVEYSTANRHYAHVDCPGHADYVKNMVTGAAQMDGAILVVAATDGPMPQTREHILLGRQVGIPRIVVFMNKVDMVDDAELLELVEMEIRELLSFYEYDGDNAPVIAGSALGALNGEEKWVQTVQDLMDAVDTYIEMPPRDVDKPFLMPVEDVFSITGRGTVATGRIETGVINSGETVDILGMGAEKLQSTVTGVEMFRKILDRGEAGDNVGLLLRGIEKTDIRRGMVIAKPGSITPHSEFTAEIYVLKKEEGGRHTPFHNKYRPQFYIRTTDVTGEIFLAEGREMVLPGDNVSITVKLIVPVAINKGLRFAIREGGRTVGAGQVTEIIK; encoded by the coding sequence ATGGCTAAAGCAAATTATGATCGTTCCAAACCACATTTAAACATCGGAACAATTGGTCACGTTGACCACGGAAAAACTACATTAACTGCTGCTATCACTACTGTATTAGCAAAAGCAGGTTTTTGTGAATTAAGAGATTTCGCGTCTATTGACAACGCACCCGAAGAAAAAGAAAGAGGTATTACAATTAATACTTCACACGTTGAATATTCAACTGCAAACAGACATTATGCTCACGTTGACTGTCCAGGTCACGCGGATTACGTTAAAAACATGGTAACTGGTGCTGCTCAAATGGATGGTGCTATTTTAGTTGTTGCTGCGACTGATGGTCCAATGCCACAAACTAGAGAGCACATTCTTTTAGGTCGTCAAGTTGGTATTCCAAGAATCGTTGTATTCATGAATAAAGTGGATATGGTTGATGACGCTGAATTATTAGAGTTAGTTGAAATGGAAATTAGAGAACTTTTAAGCTTCTACGAATACGATGGAGATAATGCTCCAGTAATCGCTGGTTCAGCTTTAGGCGCTTTAAATGGTGAAGAAAAATGGGTTCAAACAGTACAAGATTTAATGGATGCTGTTGATACTTATATCGAAATGCCTCCAAGAGATGTTGATAAGCCTTTCTTAATGCCAGTTGAAGATGTATTCTCTATTACAGGTAGAGGTACTGTGGCAACAGGTAGAATTGAAACTGGTGTTATTAACTCTGGTGAAACAGTTGATATCTTAGGTATGGGTGCTGAAAAATTACAATCTACAGTAACTGGTGTTGAAATGTTTAGAAAAATATTAGACAGAGGTGAAGCTGGAGATAACGTAGGTCTTTTATTAAGAGGTATCGAGAAAACTGATATCAGAAGAGGTATGGTAATCGCTAAGCCAGGATCAATCACTCCTCACTCTGAATTTACTGCTGAGATTTATGTATTGAAAAAAGAAGAAGGTGGACGTCACACTCCATTTCACAACAAATACAGACCTCAATTTTATATCAGAACAACAGACGTAACAGGTGAAATTTTCTTAGCTGAAGGTAGAGAAATGGTTTTACCAGGTGATAACGTATCTATTACTGTAAAATTGATTGTACCAGTTGCAATTAACAAAGGTTTAAGATTTGCGATTAGAGAAGGTGGAAGAACTGTTGGTGCAGGTCAAGTAACTGAGATTATAAAATAG
- the raiA gene encoding ribosome-associated translation inhibitor RaiA produces the protein MKVNLKISSLHFDADRKLLEFVQEKVDKLGHYYDKIIDGDVILKIDNNSTGENKIAEIKLSVPGNDIFAKKQCKSFEEATDSAVEALRRQLKKHKEKLNKV, from the coding sequence ATGAAAGTAAATTTAAAAATCAGTTCTCTTCATTTTGATGCAGACAGAAAACTATTAGAATTTGTACAAGAGAAAGTTGATAAACTTGGACATTACTATGATAAGATAATTGACGGCGACGTAATTCTTAAAATCGACAACAATAGTACAGGCGAAAATAAAATTGCAGAAATTAAATTATCAGTTCCAGGCAACGATATCTTTGCAAAAAAACAATGCAAATCCTTTGAAGAAGCCACAGATAGTGCGGTAGAAGCACTGCGAAGACAGTTAAAAAAACACAAGGAAAAACTTAACAAAGTGTAA
- a CDS encoding tyrosine-type recombinase/integrase has translation MDKIEPFINYLQHQKRYSLNTVTAYKKDLEQLFDYSSSTYQITDSKEITSTIIRSWLVYLKENEQTNRTIIRKISSIKTYFKYLKKNGFVTGNPFAKIITPKTNKPLPVFLKQEETVELFNPDLFSNNYVGARDMIILELFYSTGMRLSELTSLETSSINLSLNQIKVIGKRNKERIIPITLNFKNKLVQYIELKDKEFGNNELLFLTEKGKKIYQKLVYRIVNSYLSTITSKDKKSPHILRHTFATHMLNNGADLNTIKEILGHSNLSATQVYTHNTIEKLKNIHKQAHPKA, from the coding sequence ATGGATAAAATTGAACCATTTATAAATTACCTTCAGCACCAAAAAAGGTATTCTTTAAATACAGTTACTGCCTATAAAAAAGATTTAGAACAACTTTTTGATTACTCCTCCTCTACCTACCAAATTACCGACTCAAAAGAAATTACCTCAACAATAATTCGTTCATGGCTTGTTTACTTAAAAGAAAACGAACAAACTAACAGAACAATTATTCGAAAAATTTCTAGCATTAAAACCTATTTCAAGTATTTAAAAAAAAACGGATTTGTTACAGGAAATCCTTTTGCTAAAATTATTACACCTAAAACCAACAAACCCCTACCCGTATTCTTAAAACAAGAAGAAACAGTTGAACTATTTAATCCAGATTTATTTTCCAATAATTATGTTGGAGCAAGAGATATGATAATACTAGAACTTTTTTACTCTACTGGTATGAGACTTTCAGAACTAACATCACTAGAAACAAGTTCAATAAATTTATCACTAAATCAGATTAAAGTAATTGGTAAAAGAAATAAAGAACGTATAATACCAATTACATTAAATTTCAAAAATAAACTTGTACAATATATTGAACTGAAAGACAAAGAATTCGGTAACAATGAACTATTATTCCTAACGGAAAAAGGAAAAAAAATATATCAGAAACTTGTCTACCGTATAGTAAATTCTTACCTTAGTACAATAACAAGTAAAGATAAAAAAAGCCCACATATATTACGACATACTTTTGCAACACACATGCTTAATAATGGGGCTGATTTAAACACAATAAAAGAAATACTTGGGCACAGCAATTTATCAGCAACCCAAGTTTACACACATAATACAATAGAAAAATTAAAAAACATTCACAAACAGGCACATCCAAAAGCCTAA
- a CDS encoding 30S ribosomal protein S21, with amino-acid sequence MIIVPIKDGENIERALKKYKKKFEKTGVVKELRNRKQFDKPSVINRAEKIKAVYVEKLRKAEQ; translated from the coding sequence ATGATAATTGTTCCAATAAAAGACGGAGAAAACATCGAAAGAGCTTTAAAAAAATACAAAAAAAAGTTTGAAAAAACTGGTGTTGTTAAAGAACTTAGAAACAGAAAACAATTCGATAAGCCTTCTGTAATTAACAGAGCTGAAAAAATAAAAGCGGTTTATGTTGAGAAGCTAAGAAAAGCTGAACAATAA
- a CDS encoding acyl-CoA dehydrogenase family protein codes for MDFKYTENQLMIADMIREFGEKNIRPKMMEWDNAQTFPIEVFKKLGELGLMGAVVPQEYGGSGMSYNEYVTVVSEISKICGSIGLSVAAHNSLCTNHILMFGNEEQKKKWLPKLATAEWIGAWGLTEHNTGSDAGGMNTTAKKDGDYWILNGAKNFITHAISGNVAVVIARTGEKGDSRGMTAFVIEKGTPGFSSGKKEDKLGMRASETAELIFADCRVHNDNVLGNVGEGFIQAMKILDGGRISIASLGLGIAKGAYEAALKYSKEREQFGKAISEFQAIAFKLADMATEIEAAELLIFEAADLKDRHKDVTKVSAMAKYYSSEVAVRVSTDAVQIFGGYGYTKEFPAEKFYRDSKLCTIGEGTSEIQKLVISREILK; via the coding sequence ATAGATTTTAAATATACCGAAAATCAGCTAATGATTGCTGATATGATTAGAGAGTTTGGCGAAAAAAATATTCGTCCAAAAATGATGGAATGGGATAATGCACAAACATTTCCAATTGAAGTATTTAAAAAATTGGGCGAATTAGGCTTAATGGGCGCTGTGGTTCCTCAGGAATATGGAGGTTCAGGAATGAGTTATAACGAATACGTAACTGTTGTATCTGAAATATCTAAAATTTGTGGTTCGATTGGGTTATCTGTGGCTGCTCACAATTCGTTGTGTACCAATCATATTTTAATGTTTGGTAACGAAGAACAGAAAAAGAAATGGTTACCAAAATTAGCAACTGCTGAATGGATTGGAGCTTGGGGATTAACAGAACACAATACTGGCTCTGATGCAGGGGGAATGAATACTACTGCTAAAAAAGATGGTGACTACTGGATTTTAAATGGTGCAAAAAATTTTATTACTCACGCTATCTCTGGAAATGTAGCTGTTGTAATTGCAAGAACAGGAGAAAAAGGTGACTCAAGAGGAATGACTGCTTTTGTTATAGAGAAAGGAACTCCTGGTTTTTCATCTGGAAAAAAAGAAGATAAACTTGGAATGAGAGCATCAGAAACCGCAGAATTAATCTTTGCAGATTGTAGAGTTCATAATGATAATGTTTTAGGAAATGTAGGTGAGGGCTTTATCCAAGCAATGAAAATATTAGATGGAGGCAGGATTTCTATTGCATCATTAGGGCTAGGCATTGCAAAAGGTGCCTACGAAGCTGCTTTAAAATATTCGAAAGAAAGAGAGCAATTTGGAAAAGCAATTAGTGAATTTCAAGCTATAGCATTTAAATTAGCTGACATGGCTACAGAAATTGAAGCTGCTGAACTTTTAATCTTTGAAGCTGCCGATTTAAAGGACAGACATAAAGATGTAACAAAAGTATCTGCAATGGCTAAATATTATTCATCAGAAGTTGCTGTTAGAGTATCTACTGATGCTGTCCAAATTTTTGGTGGATATGGTTATACAAAAGAGTTTCCAGCAGAGAAATTTTACAGAGACTCAAAACTGTGTACAATAGGTGAAGGAACTTCAGAAATACAAAAATTAGTCATCTCAAGAGAAATTTTAAAATAA
- a CDS encoding adenine phosphoribosyltransferase has product MIEDKLKKVIRDVPDFPKAGIIFKDITPILLDAKLTKEVVSELAKTTQSLNLNAIVGIESRGFWFGIMLANELGIPFIPIRKKGKLPYKTLSYKYDLEYGSAEVEVHEDAIQKNWNVLVHDDLLATGGTAKAASELILMQGGNVAGFSFVVELDFLNGRTELLKYSKNIISLANF; this is encoded by the coding sequence ATGATAGAAGATAAACTAAAAAAAGTAATTCGAGATGTGCCAGATTTTCCAAAGGCAGGAATTATTTTCAAAGACATTACCCCTATCCTACTAGATGCAAAACTTACTAAAGAGGTGGTTTCTGAACTAGCAAAAACAACTCAATCTTTAAATTTAAATGCCATTGTTGGTATTGAAAGCAGAGGTTTTTGGTTTGGAATTATGTTGGCAAACGAGCTAGGAATTCCTTTTATTCCTATTAGAAAAAAAGGCAAATTACCTTATAAAACATTGTCCTACAAATACGATTTGGAATATGGTTCTGCCGAAGTAGAAGTTCATGAAGATGCTATTCAAAAAAACTGGAATGTGTTAGTTCATGATGATTTATTGGCGACTGGAGGAACAGCAAAAGCAGCATCAGAATTGATTTTAATGCAAGGTGGAAATGTTGCTGGATTTAGCTTTGTTGTAGAACTGGACTTCTTAAATGGAAGGACAGAGCTCTTGAAATACTCAAAAAATATAATTAGTTTAGCAAACTTTTAA
- a CDS encoding helix-hairpin-helix domain-containing protein: MNIKDYFSFTKGEKRGVVFLLVLIVLFTTSLFFIKNFKSNSSTNFSSFENEIAQFENELKTHLFNDSIARLKRQTINFPDSLFDFNPNTLNDSDWIKLGFKEWQVKTINNYKTKGGEFRYKSDVNKIYGITDTLYQMLFPYILLPEKTEKEPFQNTYTNKSVNRNFEPFTKKEDVIVDINLADTTEFKSIKGIGSAFSKRIVKYRESLGGFTSIEQLKEVYGINNELFNNIKPFIKISNKNPNLININNVDLETLKKHPYIDWKIAKTIIAYRNSHGNYKDVDDIKQIHLVTDEIYTKIAPYLTVK, encoded by the coding sequence ATGAACATTAAAGATTACTTTTCTTTTACCAAAGGTGAAAAAAGAGGGGTTGTCTTTTTGTTGGTGCTTATAGTACTATTTACAACTTCATTATTTTTTATAAAAAATTTCAAATCAAATTCAAGTACAAATTTTTCGTCATTTGAAAATGAAATTGCTCAATTCGAAAATGAGCTGAAAACTCATTTATTTAATGATAGCATAGCTAGATTAAAACGTCAAACAATTAATTTTCCCGATAGTCTTTTTGATTTTAATCCAAACACCCTTAATGATAGTGATTGGATTAAACTTGGGTTTAAAGAATGGCAAGTTAAAACCATTAATAACTACAAAACAAAAGGTGGAGAATTTAGATATAAATCGGATGTAAATAAAATATATGGTATTACAGACACCTTGTATCAAATGTTGTTTCCTTACATTTTATTACCTGAAAAAACTGAAAAAGAACCTTTTCAAAATACATATACAAATAAGTCAGTTAATAGAAATTTTGAACCCTTCACAAAAAAAGAAGATGTTATTGTTGATATAAATTTAGCTGATACCACTGAATTCAAATCCATAAAAGGGATAGGTTCTGCTTTTTCAAAACGAATAGTAAAATATAGAGAGTCGCTTGGCGGGTTCACTTCAATAGAACAATTAAAAGAAGTTTATGGTATAAACAATGAGCTTTTCAACAACATAAAACCTTTTATTAAAATTTCTAACAAAAATCCAAACCTGATTAATATTAACAATGTTGATTTAGAAACATTAAAAAAACATCCATACATAGACTGGAAAATAGCAAAAACGATAATTGCTTATCGAAATAGTCATGGAAATTATAAAGATGTTGATGATATTAAACAAATTCACTTGGTAACTGACGAAATATATACTAAAATTGCACCCTATTTAACGGTTAAATAA
- a CDS encoding sodium-dependent transporter: MSEEKEAWGSRIGLILAMAGNAVGLGNFLRFPVQAVQNGGGAFIIPYLVCFLLMGIPLLFVEWSSGRYGGRFGNHSTPYILDSMVKGRILKYIGVFGIFTNIAVVSYYAYIESWTMSYVYHSVVGSFNGMSQGEVAGFFNSYVDIGQSTTGIPYEAVLFYILCLVINTYILSKGLGGVEKVAKIGMPLLILFGVVLAVRGLTLGTSGASDIFPDANALEGINFLWTPQFDSLLNPKVWLAAAGQIFFTLSVGMGTIHCYAAYVKSKDDIALNAVSAGFMNEFVEVVLGSAIVIPIAAGYLGLDWIINNAGFGMAFQTMPYLFQQWGPTLAAIAGLMWFGLLFFAGITSSLAMGTPWMGFMRDEFGWGRNKGAWSFGAIALVLGLPTVFFFQEGVFDDYDYWAGTVSLVIFALFEVILFAWIFGIDKGWKELNSGADIKIPVFYKYVIKYVTPLLLGSVFIASVPDIVNNILHKDTYNNHAFADEYYAEKFGKIDSQTATVLAVESNLIKFSFENTKQKYDKATKKPVEVTFTDYTEYTFKENQTPTVKIGDVIKPGDIVAKGDFTNKVFYKNIGRILLLGLFIFISILVYKAYHKRVKEGRATL; the protein is encoded by the coding sequence ATGAGTGAAGAAAAAGAAGCTTGGGGTTCGCGTATTGGACTTATTTTAGCAATGGCAGGTAATGCTGTTGGGTTGGGAAATTTTTTACGTTTTCCAGTGCAAGCAGTTCAAAATGGTGGTGGTGCTTTTATTATTCCTTATTTAGTTTGTTTCTTATTAATGGGTATTCCATTATTATTTGTTGAATGGTCGAGCGGAAGATATGGAGGGCGATTTGGAAACCATAGCACACCATACATCTTGGACTCAATGGTTAAAGGTCGGATTCTGAAATACATTGGTGTTTTTGGAATATTCACAAATATAGCTGTAGTTTCTTATTACGCCTATATCGAATCATGGACAATGTCTTATGTATACCACTCAGTTGTAGGAAGTTTTAATGGCATGAGCCAAGGTGAAGTTGCTGGCTTTTTTAACTCATATGTAGATATAGGTCAAAGTACAACAGGAATACCTTACGAAGCTGTTTTATTTTACATTCTGTGTTTAGTCATTAATACTTATATCCTATCAAAAGGTTTGGGAGGTGTAGAAAAAGTTGCAAAAATTGGGATGCCTTTACTTATATTATTTGGAGTAGTTTTAGCAGTACGAGGTTTAACACTTGGTACATCTGGAGCTTCAGATATTTTCCCTGATGCAAACGCTCTTGAAGGAATTAACTTTTTATGGACACCACAATTTGACTCATTATTAAATCCAAAAGTTTGGCTAGCCGCTGCCGGTCAGATATTTTTCACATTATCTGTTGGTATGGGTACAATTCATTGCTATGCCGCTTATGTAAAAAGTAAAGATGATATCGCTTTAAATGCTGTTTCGGCTGGGTTTATGAATGAATTTGTTGAAGTAGTTTTAGGAAGTGCAATTGTTATTCCTATTGCTGCTGGGTACTTAGGTTTAGACTGGATAATTAATAATGCAGGATTTGGAATGGCTTTTCAAACAATGCCCTATTTGTTTCAACAATGGGGACCTACTTTAGCAGCTATTGCGGGTTTAATGTGGTTTGGATTGTTATTTTTTGCAGGAATAACAAGTTCGTTAGCCATGGGGACACCATGGATGGGTTTTATGCGCGATGAATTTGGATGGGGTAGAAATAAAGGAGCATGGTCTTTTGGAGCAATTGCACTTGTATTGGGACTACCAACAGTATTCTTTTTTCAAGAAGGCGTTTTTGATGATTATGATTATTGGGCAGGAACAGTCAGTTTAGTAATATTTGCATTATTTGAGGTTATACTTTTTGCTTGGATTTTTGGTATAGATAAGGGGTGGAAAGAACTAAATTCTGGTGCCGACATCAAGATTCCTGTTTTTTACAAATACGTTATTAAATATGTTACACCATTGTTGTTAGGTAGTGTTTTCATTGCAAGTGTTCCTGATATTGTAAATAACATATTACATAAAGATACGTACAACAATCATGCTTTTGCTGATGAATACTATGCCGAAAAATTTGGAAAAATAGACAGCCAAACTGCTACAGTTTTAGCTGTTGAATCCAATTTAATAAAATTTTCATTTGAAAATACTAAACAAAAATATGATAAAGCAACAAAAAAACCAGTTGAAGTTACCTTTACAGATTATACCGAATATACATTTAAAGAAAACCAGACACCAACAGTTAAAATTGGAGATGTAATTAAACCAGGAGATATAGTTGCCAAAGGTGATTTTACTAATAAGGTGTTCTATAAAAATATTGGTAGAATCTTGTTATTAGGTTTATTCATATTTATTTCAATTCTAGTTTATAAAGCTTATCATAAAAGAGTTAAAGAAGGGAGGGCAACATTATGA
- a CDS encoding anhydro-N-acetylmuramic acid kinase, whose product METYRVIGVMSGTSLDGIDLALCNFIRNDQKQWSFEIIKSATIVYNLNMKQKLKDAIHFSGFELMLLHNEIGDVIGQSVNNFIAVNNISKKEINFISSHGHTIFHQPSKNITTQIGNGANISAITKLPVICDFRSADVALNGQGAPLVPIGDKLLFSEYDLRLNLGGIANVSFENDKKIVAYDICPVNIVLNKLVESLNLNYDNEGEIARSGKLNLALLKELNELSFYKLTHPKSLGIEWVEKEVFPILNNYEIELNEKLRTFVEHIAIQISKSIIGKNKSVLITGGGTYNTFLIDRLKEICSNKIVIPKKQTIEFKEALIFAFLGVLRYRNEVNCISSVTGATFNNVGGCIYKVF is encoded by the coding sequence ATGGAGACTTATCGTGTAATAGGTGTAATGTCGGGAACGTCATTAGATGGAATTGATTTGGCACTTTGTAACTTCATTAGAAACGACCAGAAACAATGGTCTTTCGAAATCATTAAATCAGCAACCATAGTGTATAATCTTAATATGAAACAAAAATTGAAAGATGCCATACATTTTTCAGGTTTTGAATTAATGTTATTGCACAATGAAATTGGAGATGTAATAGGGCAATCGGTTAATAATTTTATTGCAGTTAATAATATTTCTAAAAAAGAAATTAATTTCATTTCTTCTCATGGACATACCATTTTTCATCAGCCATCTAAAAATATCACTACTCAAATTGGCAATGGTGCAAATATTTCAGCCATAACTAAACTACCTGTAATTTGTGATTTTAGAAGTGCTGATGTCGCATTAAATGGGCAAGGTGCTCCTCTTGTTCCTATTGGAGATAAATTACTTTTTTCAGAATATGATTTACGATTAAATTTGGGTGGAATAGCAAATGTTTCTTTTGAAAATGATAAAAAAATAGTTGCTTATGATATTTGCCCTGTAAATATTGTCTTAAACAAGTTGGTTGAATCCCTCAATTTAAATTACGACAATGAAGGCGAAATTGCTCGCTCTGGTAAATTAAACTTGGCACTTTTAAAAGAACTGAATGAATTAAGTTTTTACAAATTAACCCATCCAAAATCATTAGGTATAGAGTGGGTAGAAAAGGAAGTGTTTCCCATTTTGAATAATTACGAAATTGAATTAAATGAAAAGTTAAGAACATTTGTTGAGCATATTGCTATACAAATCTCTAAAAGTATTATAGGAAAAAACAAATCAGTTTTAATTACAGGTGGAGGAACATATAACACCTTTTTAATTGATAGACTTAAAGAAATTTGTTCAAATAAAATAGTTATTCCAAAAAAACAAACCATTGAATTTAAAGAAGCTTTGATATTTGCATTTTTGGGTGTTCTACGCTATCGTAACGAGGTTAATTGCATATCATCAGTTACTGGTGCAACATTTAATAATGTTGGAGGATGTATTTATAAAGTCTTCTGA
- a CDS encoding acyl-CoA dehydrogenase gives MNIELTEEHIAVRDAARDFAQNVLKPGVIERDEKQQFPKEEIRQLGELGFLGMMVDPKYGGGGMDTISYVLAMEEISKVDASCSVVMSVNNSLYCWGIEKYGTEEQKQKYLVPCAKGEKIGAFCLSEPEAGSDATSQRTTAIDKGDYYLLNGTKNWITNGGSASYHIVIAQTDVAKGHKGINAFIVEKGMEGFVIGAKENKMGIRASDTHTLLFNDVKVPKANRIGEDGFGFKFAMTVLSGGRIGIASQALGIASGAYELALAYSKEREAFGKAICNHQAIAFKLADMATEIEASRLLCLKAAWLKDQKQNFDKEGAMAKVFASKTAMWVTTEAVQVHGGYGFVKEYHVERMMRDAKITQIYEGTSEVQKIVISRAVLR, from the coding sequence ATGAATATAGAACTTACAGAAGAACATATTGCAGTTAGAGATGCTGCAAGAGATTTTGCTCAAAATGTGTTAAAGCCAGGGGTTATTGAAAGAGATGAAAAACAACAGTTTCCTAAAGAAGAAATTCGACAATTAGGAGAATTGGGCTTTTTAGGTATGATGGTTGACCCAAAATATGGTGGTGGAGGAATGGATACGATTTCTTACGTGCTTGCAATGGAAGAAATTAGTAAAGTTGATGCTTCTTGTTCTGTTGTAATGTCGGTAAATAACTCTTTATATTGTTGGGGAATTGAAAAATACGGTACAGAAGAGCAAAAACAAAAATATTTAGTTCCATGTGCTAAAGGTGAAAAAATTGGTGCTTTTTGTTTATCTGAACCAGAAGCTGGTTCAGATGCAACTTCTCAACGAACAACTGCAATTGATAAGGGGGATTATTATTTGTTAAATGGCACAAAAAATTGGATTACTAATGGTGGTTCAGCTTCTTATCATATTGTTATTGCTCAAACAGATGTTGCAAAAGGACATAAAGGTATCAATGCTTTTATTGTTGAGAAAGGAATGGAAGGTTTTGTGATTGGAGCAAAGGAGAATAAAATGGGGATTAGAGCATCAGATACTCACACTTTATTATTTAATGATGTTAAAGTTCCAAAAGCAAATAGAATAGGAGAGGATGGGTTTGGATTTAAATTCGCTATGACTGTTCTTTCTGGAGGTAGAATAGGTATTGCCTCTCAAGCTTTAGGTATTGCCTCTGGAGCTTATGAATTAGCTTTGGCATACTCTAAAGAAAGAGAAGCTTTCGGTAAAGCAATATGTAATCACCAAGCTATTGCATTTAAATTAGCTGACATGGCTACAGAAATTGAAGCTTCTCGTTTGTTGTGTTTAAAAGCTGCCTGGTTAAAAGATCAGAAACAAAATTTTGATAAAGAGGGTGCTATGGCAAAGGTTTTTGCTTCTAAAACTGCAATGTGGGTAACTACCGAAGCTGTTCAGGTTCATGGAGGTTACGGTTTTGTTAAAGAATATCATGTAGAAAGAATGATGAGAGATGCTAAAATCACTCAAATTTATGAAGGAACAAGTGAGGTTCAAAAAATAGTAATTTCAAGAGCTGTTTTAAGATAA